A single region of the Eulemur rufifrons isolate Redbay chromosome 8, OSU_ERuf_1, whole genome shotgun sequence genome encodes:
- the PIGV gene encoding GPI mannosyltransferase 2 isoform X2, producing the protein MWPPDPSQKEVLRFAVSCRVLTLMLQAIFNAIIPDHHAEAFCPPRLAPSGSVDQLVEGSAHPIPEPLVQLAMDKGYRIAEGNEPPWCSWDLPLIYSYIQDVYWNVGFLKYYELRQVPNFLLATPMAILVAWATWTYVTTHPRLCLTLGLQRSKNSKTLEKPDPGFLSPQVFVYLVHAVVLLLFGSLCMHVQVLTRFLGSSTPIVYWFPAHLLQDQEPLLRSLETVPWKPPAGDSPPGQKVPRNSIMGLLYNWKTCSPVTRYILGYFLSYWLLGLLLHCNFLPWT; encoded by the exons ATGTGGCCCCCGGACCCATCCCAGAAGGAGGTGCTGAGGTTTGCAGTCAGCTGCCGTGTCCTGACTCTGATGCTGCAG GCCATCTTCAATGCCATCATCCCAGATCACCATGCAGAAGCCTTCTGTCCTCCTCGACTAGCCCCCTCAGGCTCTGTGGACCAACTTGTGGAAG GCTCGGCTCACCCCATTCCTGAGCCCTTGGTACAGTTAGCTATGGACAAGGGCTACCGGATTGCAGAGGGAAATGAGCCCCCCTGGTGCTCCTGGGACCTTCCACTGATATACAGCTATATCCAGGATGTCTACTGGAATGTTGGCTTTTTGAAATACTATGAGCTCAGGCAGGTGCCCAATTTTCTGTTGGCCACACCGATGGCTATACTGGTTGCCTGGGCAACATGGACATACGTGACCACCCACCCTCGGCTCTGCCTTACACTTGGGCTGCAAAGGAGCAAGAACAGTAAGACCTTAGAGAAGCCTGATCCTGGATTCCTCAGTCCTCAGGTGTTTGTGTACCTGGTCCACGCTGTAGTGTTGCTGCTGTTTGGAAGTTTGTGCATGCATGTTCAG GTTCTCACCAGGTTTTTGGGCTCCTCCACTCCCATTGTGTACTGGTTTCCAGCTCACTTGCTTCAGGATCAAGAGCCGCTGTTGAGATCTCTAGAGACTGTGCCTTGGAAGCCTCCTGCAGGAGATTCCCCACCAGGACAAAAGGTCCCCAGAAATTCTATCATGGGACTTTTGTACAACTGGAAGACCTGTTCTCCAGTCACACGATACATTCTAGGCTACTTCCTGAGTTACTGGCTCCTGGGACTACTCCTACATTGCAACTTCCTGCCTTGGACATGA
- the PIGV gene encoding GPI mannosyltransferase 2 isoform X1, translated as MWPPDPSQKEVLRFAVSCRVLTLMLQAIFNAIIPDHHAEAFCPPRLAPSGSVDQLVEGLLGGLSRWDAEHFLFIAEHGYLYEHNFAFFPGFPLALLVTTELLRPLRWFLSFRSCLLISVALLNSLFSVLAAVALHDLGCLVLHCPHQAFYAALLFCLSPASVFLAAGYSEALFALLTFSAMGQLERGRVWTSGLLFALATGVRSNGLVSVGFLMYSQCRGFFSSLTVLNPLRQLLKLMASLFLSVLTLGLPFALFQYYAYTQFCLPGSAHPIPEPLVQLAMDKGYRIAEGNEPPWCSWDLPLIYSYIQDVYWNVGFLKYYELRQVPNFLLATPMAILVAWATWTYVTTHPRLCLTLGLQRSKNSKTLEKPDPGFLSPQVFVYLVHAVVLLLFGSLCMHVQVLTRFLGSSTPIVYWFPAHLLQDQEPLLRSLETVPWKPPAGDSPPGQKVPRNSIMGLLYNWKTCSPVTRYILGYFLSYWLLGLLLHCNFLPWT; from the exons ATGTGGCCCCCGGACCCATCCCAGAAGGAGGTGCTGAGGTTTGCAGTCAGCTGCCGTGTCCTGACTCTGATGCTGCAG GCCATCTTCAATGCCATCATCCCAGATCACCATGCAGAAGCCTTCTGTCCTCCTCGACTAGCCCCCTCAGGCTCTGTGGACCAACTTGTGGAAGGTCTTCTAGGTGGCCTGTCTCGCTGGGATGCTGAACACTTCCTGTTCATTGCTGAGCATGGGTACCTGTATGAGCACAACTTTGCCTTCTTTCCTGGTTTCCCCTTGGCCCTGCTGGTGACGACTGAACTGCTAAGACCCTTGCGGTGGTTCTTGAGCTTCCGGAGTTGCCTGCTGATTTCAGTAGCATTGCTCAATTCCTTGTTCTCTGTGCTGGCCGCAGTCGCGCTTCATGACCTAGGCTGTCTGGTTTTGCACTGTCCCCACCAGGCCTTTTACGCAGCACtgctcttctgcctcagccctgcCAGTGTCTTCCTGGCAGCTGGTTATTCAGAAGCTTTGTTTGCCCTCCTGACATTCAGTGCTATGGGGCAGCTGGAGAGGGGCCGAGTCTGGACTAGTGGACTCCTCTTTGCCCTTGCCACGGGTGTGCGCTCCAACGGGCTGGTCAGTGTTGGCTTCCTCATGTATTCTCAGTGTCGaggctttttctcttctcttacgGTGCTGAATCCCCTGAGACAACTCTTGAAGCTGATGGCCTCTCTGTTTCTGTCAGTGCTTACACTTGGCCTTCCCTTTGCCCTTTTTCAATATTATGCCTACACTCAATTCTGTCTGCCAGGCTCGGCTCACCCCATTCCTGAGCCCTTGGTACAGTTAGCTATGGACAAGGGCTACCGGATTGCAGAGGGAAATGAGCCCCCCTGGTGCTCCTGGGACCTTCCACTGATATACAGCTATATCCAGGATGTCTACTGGAATGTTGGCTTTTTGAAATACTATGAGCTCAGGCAGGTGCCCAATTTTCTGTTGGCCACACCGATGGCTATACTGGTTGCCTGGGCAACATGGACATACGTGACCACCCACCCTCGGCTCTGCCTTACACTTGGGCTGCAAAGGAGCAAGAACAGTAAGACCTTAGAGAAGCCTGATCCTGGATTCCTCAGTCCTCAGGTGTTTGTGTACCTGGTCCACGCTGTAGTGTTGCTGCTGTTTGGAAGTTTGTGCATGCATGTTCAG GTTCTCACCAGGTTTTTGGGCTCCTCCACTCCCATTGTGTACTGGTTTCCAGCTCACTTGCTTCAGGATCAAGAGCCGCTGTTGAGATCTCTAGAGACTGTGCCTTGGAAGCCTCCTGCAGGAGATTCCCCACCAGGACAAAAGGTCCCCAGAAATTCTATCATGGGACTTTTGTACAACTGGAAGACCTGTTCTCCAGTCACACGATACATTCTAGGCTACTTCCTGAGTTACTGGCTCCTGGGACTACTCCTACATTGCAACTTCCTGCCTTGGACATGA